One genomic window of Brienomyrus brachyistius isolate T26 chromosome 16, BBRACH_0.4, whole genome shotgun sequence includes the following:
- the LOC125709804 gene encoding intersectin-1-like isoform X6: MAQYPPAFGGGLDAWVISVDERAKHDQQFHSLAPTLAGFITGDQARNFFLQSGLPAPILAQIWALADLNNDGKMDIHEFSIAMKLIKLKLQGHPLPLTLPPTMKQPPLSIPPASPFGMVGMAGIPALPGAPPLPGVGISPPLVSSVSPSFPPVANGAPAIIQAVPAFTHPATGLNKSSSFNRPGAKIQKGQSFESSNTPAGLSVEWAVPQSSRLKYRQLFNSQDKMMSGHLTGPQARTILMQSSLPQAQLASIWNLSDIDQDGKLTAEEFILAMHLIDMAMSGLPLPPVLPPEFIPPTFRRVRSGSGISLSSLHSVDQLLAEEQDDEEQQNLEKKIPVTFEDKKRENFERGNLELEKRRQALLEQQRKEQERLAALERLEQEKKERERLDQERRRQQELEKQLEKQRELERQREEERRKEIERREAAKRELERQRQLEWERNRRQELLTQRNREQEHMVMLKARKKTLEFELETLNEKKQQLEGKLQDIRFRLSAQRHEIESTKKTRELRIAEITHLQLQLQESQQWLGRLIPEKQCLSDRLKRIQQSGAPRDSLTSLQKALELKQATRRHLRDQMDALEKETRSKLLEIEAFNTQLRELREIHIMQQKQKQKELSGDVHKVTGQEGMAPDFQESRLNPLQDGVVCSWRDNGKEGPPTLPLQPWAKVVSEEYSQSKIDMHEKLSKMFSQHPDPGKLPGQSPWPMAEKVPVTGFNQDKVKVVFYRALYPFEARSHDEITIQPGDIVMVKGEWVDESQTGEPGWLGGELKGNTGWFPANYAEKIPETEVPASIRAGAGLGPLPSLTAFATPTTSGPTPTPAQAPPTEIMAASPAVVTSTALPAPASSLSSSGNWADFSSTWPSNASEKSEADAWDPWPTQPALSVPSAGQRRQRSAFTPAALTGSSPSPVLGQGEKVEGLQAQALYPWRAKKDNHLNFNKSDVITVLEQQDMWWFGEVQGQRGWFPKSYVKLISGPQRQSVSIDSGSSESPPNVKRPNPSPSSKPLEGGEEYTAMYTYESSEQGDLTFQQGDVIIVLKKEGDWWTGTVGDKTGVFPSNYVKPKDSEQGPGPAGKSSNLGKKPEIAQVIAPYAATGPEQLTLAPGQLILIRKKNPGGWWEGELQARGKKRQIGWFPANYVKLLSPGTSKTTPTEPTPPKPKGPIAVCQVIGMYDYIAQNDDELPFAKGQIINVLSKDDPDWWKGELNGTLGLFPSNYVKLTTDTDPSQQ, translated from the exons GTGACCAAGCTCGGAATTTCTTCCTTCAGTCCGGCCTTCCTGCTCCTATCCTGGCACAGATATG GGCCCTGGCTGACCTGAACAACGACGGGAAGATGGACATCCATGAGTTCTCCATAGCCATGAAGCTGATCAAGCTGAAACTGCAGGGTCACCCGCTGCCCCTGACGTTGCCCCCCACCATGAAGCAGCCACCTCTCTCCATCCCACCGGCCTCGCCTTTCG GCATGGTGGGTATGGCTGGAATACCAGCCCTCCCAGGTGCACCCCCATTGCCGGGGGTAGGCATTTCGCCTCCTCTCGTGTCATCTGTGTCTCCCTCCTTTCCCCCCGTGGCCAACGGGGCTCCGGCCATCATCCAAGCTGTGCCGGCATTCACACATCCAG CTACGGGTCTAAACAAAAGCTCCTCTTTCAACCGCCCCGGTGCCAAGATACAGAAAGGACAGTCCTTCGAATCGTCCAA CACCCCAGCGGGCCTCTCCGTCGAATGGGCGGTCCCACAGTCCTCAAGACTAAAGTATCGGCAGCTCTTCAACAGCCAGGACAAAATGATGAGCGGCCATCTGACAG GACCTCAAGCAAGGACCATTCTGATGCAGTCAAGTCTGCCACAAGCACAGCTTGCTTCGATCTG GAACCTGTCTGACATCGACCAGGACGGTAAGCTGACAGCAGAGGAGTTCATCCTCGCCATGCACCTCATCGACATGGCCATGTCCGGCCTGCCACTCCCCCCGGTCCTGCCACCAGAATTCATACCCCCAACTTTCAG GAGAGTTCGGTCAGGTAGTGGGATCTCTTTGTCCAGCCTGCATTCAGTTGACCAGCTGCTAGCTGAGGAACAAGACGACGAGGAACAGCAGAATTTGGAGAAGAAAATACCAG TCACGTTCGAGGACAAGAAGAGGGAGAACTTCGAGAGGGGCAACCTAGAGCTGGAGAAGCGCCGACAGGCCCTGCTGGAACAGCAGCgtaaggagcaggagaggctaGCAGCCCTGGAGCGCCTGGAACAGGAAAAGAAGGAGCGGGAGCGTCTGGATCAGGAGCGTaggaggcagcaggagctggagaagcAGCTGGAGAAGCAGAGGGAGCTGGAGAGGCAACGGGAGGAGGAGAGACGCAAGGAGATCGAGAGGAGGGAG GCCGCCAAgcgggagctggagcgccaGCGGCAACTGGAGTGGgagaggaaccgcaggcagGAGCTGTTGACCCAGCGCAACCGCGAGCAGGAGCACATGGTGATGCTGAAGGCCAGGAAGAAGACCCTAGAGTTCGAGCTGGAGACcctg AATGAGAAGAAGCAGCAGCTGGAGGGGAAGCTGCAGGACATCCGCTTCCGCCTGTCGGCCCAGCGACACGAGATCGAGAGCACGAAGAAGACCCGCGAGCTGCGCATCGCCGAGATCACCCACCTGCAACTCCAGCTCCAG gagtCCCAGCAGTGGCTTGGCCGCCTGATCCCCGAGAAGCAGTGTCTCAGCGACAGGCTGAAGCGCATTCAGCAGAGCGGTGCCCCCA GAGACTCCCTGACGAGTCTGCAGAAAGCTCTGGAGCTGAAGCAAGCCACCCGGCGCCACCTCCGGGACCAGATGGACGCGCTGGAGAAGGAGACCAGGTCCAAACTGCTAGAGATCGAGGCCTTCAACACCCAGCTCAGG GAGCTGAGGGAGATCCACATCATGCagcaaaaacagaaacagaaagAGCTAAGTGGGGACGTCCATAAGGTCACAGGTCAGGAGGGCATGGCGCCGGACTTCCAGGAGAGCAG GCTGAACCCGCTGCAGGACGGGGTGGTGTGCTCGTGGCGGGATAATGGCAAAGAGGGCCCCCCCACGCTACCCCTGCAGCCGTGGGCGAAGGTGGTGTCCGAGGAATACAGCCAGAGCAAAATCGACATGCACGAGAAGCTGAGCAAGATGTTCTCTCAGCACCCGGACCCAGGGAAGCTGCCTGGCCAATCTCCGTGGCCCATGGCTG AGAAGGTGCCCGTCACAGGCTTCAACCAGGACAAAGTGAAGGTGGTCTTCTACAGAGCTCTGTATCCGTTTGAGGCTCGCAGCCACGACGAGATCACCATCCAGCCTGGGGATATTGTCATG GTCAAAGGGGAGTGG GTGGACGAATCCCAGACAGGCGAGCCAGGCTGGCTGGGTGGGGAGCTGAAAGGCAACACCGGCTGGTTCCCTGCCAATTACGCAGAGAAGATCCCAGAGACGGAGGTGCCCGCCAGCATCCGTGCAGGGGCGGGCTTAGGGCCACTGCCCAGCCTCACTGcctttgccacccccaccacctctggccccacccccacaccagcacaagccccgcccaccgaGATCATGGCCGCTTCCCCTGCAGTCGTAACTTCCACCGCCTTGCCTGCCCCTGCATCTTCATTGTCCTCGTCTGGCAACTGGGCTGATTTCAGTAGCAC ATGGCCGTCCAATGCTTCGGAGAAGTCGGAGGCGGATGCCTGGGACCCTTGGCCCACGCAGCCTGCCCTGTCGGTCCCCAGCGCCGGGCAGCGGCGTCAGCGATCCGCCTTCACCCCTGCTGCCCTCACAGGGTCGTCGCCATCACCGGTGCTGGGCCAG GGGGAGAAGGTGGAGGGTCTCCAGGCTCAGGCCCTGTATCCGTGGAGAGCAAAGAAGGACAACCACCTGAACTTCAACAAGAGCGACGTGATCACTGTGCTGGAGCAGCAGGACATGTGGTGGTTTGGGGAAGTACAGGGCCAGCGGGGCTGGTTCCCCAAGTCCTATGTGAAGCTCATCTCAGGGCCTCAGCGTCAGTCTGTTAG cATCGATTCAGGTTCATCAGAAAGCCCCCCCAATGTGAAGCGGCCCAACCCCTCACCCAGCAGCAAGCCCCTCGAGGGTGGTGAAG AATACACAGCGATGTACACCTACGAGAGCAGCGAGCAGGGGGACCTGACCTTCCAGCAGGGAGATGTGATCATCGTCCTGAAGAAGGAGGGAGACTGGTGGACTGGGACGGTGGGGGACAAGACCGGAGTCTTCCCGTCCAACTACGTCAAACCCAAGGACTCTGAA CAGGGGCCGGGCCCAGCCGGGAAAAGCAGCAATCTGGGAAAGAAGCCAG AAATCGCCCAGGTGATCGCCCCCTATGCAGCCACGGGCCCGGAGCAGCTGACTTTGGCCCCTGGACAGCTCATCCTCATCAGGAAAAAAAACCCCGGAGGCTGGTGGGAAGGGGAGCTGCAG GCGCGGGGAAAGAAGCGTCAGATTGGCTGGTTCCCGGCCAATTACGTGAAGCTATTGAGCCCGGGGACTAGTAAAACCACACCCACAGAGCCCACACCCCCCAAACCCAAGGGGCCGATTGCAG TGTGCCAGGTGATCGGCATGTATGACTACATCGCACAGAACGACGACGAGCTCCCCTTTGCCAAGGGTCAGATAATCAATGTGCTGAGCAAGGACGACCCTGACTGGTGGAAGGGCGAGCTGAATGGTACTCTGGGCCTCTTCCCCTCAAACTACGTCAAGCTCACCACCGACACGGACCCCAGCCAGCAAT